A genomic region of Bactrocera dorsalis isolate Fly_Bdor chromosome 3, ASM2337382v1, whole genome shotgun sequence contains the following coding sequences:
- the LOC105222114 gene encoding nuclear pore glycoprotein p62: MSFQPPTTTTAASTGFSFGLGTAAGAAKPGAFSFGATGGGDAGAVKPLSFGAPAPTATSMAAPAAVGFGGSFLGAATTTTGTTGALPTATTATTGFSFGTPTASSAAVAPTAAAPATSAPSSFGFGAAPTAAATTASTGFGFGATASAGTTTAIGTTTTSVAAAPAFSLTTAKTTATALPTLGTLSAATAPATGGFANLSTATKTTESSAVANASHLTYNQLEEHINKWTLELEEQEKVFADQATQINAWDKILISNNHKILELNDAVQKVKSDQQTLEQELEFIATQHKELEESIVPLQKEFLKLPQVDVERSQTYLLVENLDTQLKQMSEDLKEIIDNLNESNKGQDSTDPIIQIGKILNAHMSSLQWIESSTTNISTKLDDITKMHESFKRESERSFRSAYYN, from the coding sequence ATGAGTTTccaaccaccaacaacaaccacagccgCGAGCACAGGTTTCTCGTTTGGTCTGGGAACTGCCGCTGGAGCTGCGAAGCCGGGAGCATTTTCGTTTGGCGCCACTGGTGGCGGAGACGCGGGTGCTGTAAAACCTTTGTCATTTGGTGCACCGGCTCCCACTGCAACCTCTATGGCTGCCCCCGCTGCTGTAGGGTTTGGTGGCAGTTTTCTAGGAGCCGCTACCACGACTACCGGTACAACCGGCGCTTTACCTACAGCTACAACTGCAACCACAGGCTTCTCTTTTGGTACACCAACAGCTAGCTCAGCAGCCGTGGCACCCACTGCTGCTGCACCTGCAACAAGTGCACCGTCGAGTTTTGGATTCGGTGCTGCACCGACAGCCGCCGCAACCACTGCTTCAACAGGTTTTGGGTTTGGCGCCACAGCATCGGCCGGTACAACCACAGCAATCGGGACTACTACCACATCTGTAGCTGCAGCGCCAGCTTTTTCATTGACAACAGCTAAAACCACCGCAACTGCCTTGCCAACTCTTGGTACATTAAGTGCCGCAACTGCTCCGGCCACAGGTGGTTTCGCAAATTTGAGTACTGCAACAAAAACGACAGAATCATCAGCTGTAGCAAATGCTTCACACCTAACATATAATCAATTGGAAGAGCACATTAATAAATGGACATTGGAATtagaggaacaagaaaaagtgttTGCGGATCAAGCGACACAAATCAATGCGTGGGATAAAATTCTTATTAGTAATAATCATAAAATACTCGAGCTGAATGATGCCGTGCAAAAGGTAAAATCAGATCAGCAAACATTGGAACAGGAGTTGGAATTCATAGCCACCCAACACAAAGAACTTGAGGAAAGTATTGTACCACTACAAAAGGAATTCCTTAAATTGCCGCAGGTTGATGTGGAGCGAAGTCAAACTTACCTATTGGTTGAGAATTTAGACACGCAATTAAAACAAATGTCGGAGGATTTGAAAGAAATCATCGATAATCTAAATGAGTCGAATAAAGGACAAGATAGTACAGATCCAATTATACAAATTGGTAAAATATTGAATGCTCACATGAGCTCGCTACAGTGGATAGAGTCATCCACTACAAATATTTCCACCAAGCTCGACGATATTACGAAGATGCACGAATCATTTAAGCGTGAATCAGAACGTTCCTTTCGATCAGCTTACTACAactaa